The following proteins come from a genomic window of Miscanthus floridulus cultivar M001 chromosome 2, ASM1932011v1, whole genome shotgun sequence:
- the LOC136537022 gene encoding cytochrome P450 71D6-like → MVDRGVVDAILFNSILFAFAGRAGLRTGAVGNEDRARWGMTKDRHNLLYQSLLVSVVTIALIRVLKLFLTRPPKVRLPPGPWKLRVIGSMHHLVNALPHRALRDLTRVQGPVMMLQLGEIPLVVVSSKEMARKVLKTHDANFATRPRLLVLGGDILLYGWSDIVFSPTGEYWRKLRQLCAAEILGPKRVLTFRHIKEQEMATEVARIRAAGPSTAVFHNLANSIVARASFGNVQRHADKFLSAVSAGVVLASGSRSPTWRPVLAAVTGMRRALEQVHRTVDTTLEEIIKERRGIWGSKRRQGEEDENLVDVLLGLQERGSLGFQKTRNSIKAAIFASGTGTLASALCWGMSELMRNKRG, encoded by the exons ATGGTGGATAGAGGCGTGGTGGACGCAATTCTATTCAATTCGATTCTATTCGCGTTTGCGGGGCGGGCGGGTTTGAGAACGGGCGCGGTGGGGAATGAGGACAGGGCGCGGTGGGGAATG ACCAAGGaccgccacaaccttctctacCAATCCCTGCTCGTCTCCGTAGTCACCATAGCGCTGATCCGGGTCCTGAAGCTCTTCCTGACGAGGCCGCCTAAGGTGAGGCTCCCGCCGGGGCCGTGGAAGCTGCGGGTCATCGGCAGCATGCACCACCTCGTCAACGCGCTCCCGCACCGCGCGCTACGGGACCTCACCCGCGTCCAAGGCCCGGTCATGATGCTACAGCTAGGCGAGATCCCACTGGTGGTGGTGTCGTCCAAGGAGATGGCCCGCAAGGTGCTCAAGACGCACGACGCCAACTTCGCCACCCGCCCCAGGCTCCTGGTCCTGGGTGGCGACATCTTGCTCTACGGCTGGTCGGACATAGTCTTCTCACCGACCGGTGAATACTGGCGCAAGCTCCGGCAGCTTTGTGCTGCCGAGATCCTCGGCCCCAAGCGTGTGCTCACCTTCCGCCACATAAAGGAACAAGAG ATGGCGACTGAGGTGGCAAGGATACGAGCTGCCGGGCCATCCACGGCGGTGTTCCACAACTTGGCCAACAGCATCGTCGCTCGTGCATCATTCGGCAACGTGCAGAGGCACGCCGACAAGTTCCTGTCGGCAGTCAGTGCTGGCGTCGTCTTGGCGAGCGGTTCACGGTCCCCGACCTGGAGACCCGTGCTCGCCGCGGTGACCGGCATGCGCCGTGCCCTCGAGCAGGTCCACAGGACGGTGGACACCACCCTGGAGGAGAtcataaaggagaggagaggcatCTGGGGCAGCAAGCGGCGGCAGGGCGAGGAGGACGAGAACCTGGTTGACGTTCTCCTCGGGCTGCAAGAGAGAGGCAGCCTGGGGTTCCAAAAAACTCGAAACAGCATCAAGGCCGCCATATTCGCGTCTGGAACGGGGACACTAGCATCAGCACTCTGCTGGGGCATGTCAGAGCTGATGCGGAACAAGAGG ggctga